A stretch of the Geovibrio thiophilus genome encodes the following:
- the infB gene encoding translation initiation factor IF-2 has protein sequence MNRNDEPENTGLDLTEGDSDESAKEDKHSRLNRRQELLQKALERHKRHPRAREVKIKGNEEDPQQPKKISREELQNRKRALEKNIRKVDEQREQYTKDTEGRAPARAENAQESAVSRPAEAPVTAKEHTVSAEKTEAPVIKTSASAEKSQNNISAGSVQAEKTAGTDDRQQGEREKMLQQEKELPSQGDEREKPAAKPDSNERPRYEERRPQGDRPQYGDRRPQGDRPQGDRPQYGDRRPQGDRPQGDRPQYGDRRPQGDRPQGDRPQYGDRRPQGDRPQGDRPQYGDRRPQGDRPQGDRPQYGDRRPQGDRPQGDRPQYGDRRPQGDRPQGDRPQYERRPQGDRPQGDRPQYERRPQGDRPQGDRPQYERRPQGDRPQGDRPQYDRRPQGDRPQGDRPQYGDRRPQGDRPQGDRPQYGDRRPQGDRPQYGDRRPQGDRPQYGDRRPMDKDRGDRPQYGDRRPQRPAASGGMTPKDEIKLEIKKKIKDKPEPQKVEVKKKPVKKADKPKSFHKTVAEGFDELTIEHEIAAVVAAPVAVVEKEEEVDESAKRKPQTSRPRHDKRKKRHEVEQKVIVRPSSVEIGENIIVSDLAKLMAVKATELVKKLLSLGIMASVNQAVDADTAVLLASDYGIDIKTKVVTEEDLLPTVADKPEELIPRPPIVTVMGHVDHGKTSLLDAIRRTSVAEKEAGGITQHIGAYEVDLEHGKIVFLDTPGHEAFTTLRARGAQVTDIVILVVAADDGVMPQTKEAIDHSKAAGVKIVVAVNKIDKENANPDMVKRQLADLGIISEEWGGNHQFQEISAKKNLNIDTLLERVLLEAEMLDLKGNPERPAEGIIIESKLDKQKGPVATVLIRNGSLKKGDYFVCGTEHGKVRAMFNFKGMSVKEAGVSIPVELMGFSDVPQSGDRFIVTPDEKVAKQIAELRMDHKREKALMEKTKVSLADLFAKIKQGELKELNIVLKADVQGSLAALENSLNKLTSTEIKVNIIHSGVGGINENDIILTAASNGLIFGFNVRPDVKAKEKAEKEGVDINLYSVIYQIVDDVKQALEGMIDPNLREQIIGQAEVRQVFSVPKIGKIAGSYVTDGKILKTAGVRVIRNSIVLYQGKISSLKRFKDDAKEVMAGYECGIGVEKFNDLKEGDVIEAFITVEEKRTLDDVKKSDLEKQKAAAAQETASTE, from the coding sequence TTGAATAGAAATGACGAACCAGAGAATACGGGACTGGATTTGACCGAAGGCGATTCCGACGAATCCGCAAAAGAGGATAAACATTCCAGACTGAACAGGCGTCAGGAACTGCTTCAAAAAGCCCTTGAACGACATAAGAGACATCCCCGAGCAAGAGAAGTGAAAATCAAAGGCAATGAGGAAGATCCTCAGCAGCCTAAAAAAATATCCCGTGAAGAGTTGCAGAACCGCAAGCGCGCTCTTGAAAAAAACATCCGGAAAGTGGATGAACAGAGAGAGCAGTACACAAAGGATACGGAAGGCAGAGCACCAGCCCGCGCTGAAAACGCGCAGGAATCTGCTGTGTCAAGACCTGCGGAAGCACCTGTAACGGCGAAGGAACATACTGTTTCGGCGGAAAAAACGGAAGCACCGGTTATAAAGACTTCCGCCTCAGCCGAAAAATCTCAGAACAATATATCTGCCGGCTCTGTTCAGGCTGAAAAAACAGCAGGAACTGATGACCGTCAACAAGGTGAGAGAGAAAAAATGCTTCAGCAGGAAAAGGAGTTGCCGTCGCAGGGTGATGAACGGGAGAAACCTGCGGCAAAACCCGATTCAAATGAAAGACCAAGATACGAGGAACGCCGTCCTCAGGGAGACAGACCCCAGTACGGCGACAGGCGTCCTCAAGGCGACCGTCCTCAGGGAGACAGACCCCAGTACGGCGACAGGCGTCCTCAAGGCGACCGTCCTCAGGGAGACAGACCTCAGTACGGCGACAGGCGCCCCCAAGGCGACCGCCCTCAGGGAGACAGACCTCAGTACGGCGACAGACGCCCCCAAGGCGACCGTCCTCAGGGCGACAGACCTCAGTACGGCGACAGGCGTCCCCAAGGTGACCGTCCTCAGGGAGACAGACCTCAGTACGGCGACAGGCGTCCCCAAGGTGACCGTCCTCAGGGAGACAGACCTCAGTACGGCGACAGGCGTCCCCAAGGTGACCGTCCTCAGGGAGACAGACCTCAGTATGAGCGTCGTCCTCAAGGTGACCGTCCTCAGGGAGACAGACCTCAGTACGAGCGTCGTCCCCAAGGTGACCGTCCTCAGGGAGACAGACCTCAGTACGAGCGTCGTCCCCAAGGTGACCGTCCTCAGGGAGACAGACCTCAGTATGACCGTCGTCCCCAAGGCGACCGTCCTCAGGGAGACAGACCTCAGTACGGCGACAGACGCCCCCAAGGCGACCGTCCTCAGGGAGACAGACCCCAGTACGGCGACAGACGTCCTCAGGGTGACAGACCGCAGTACGGAGACAGGCGTCCTCAGGGCGACAGACCTCAGTACGGCGACAGGCGTCCCATGGATAAGGACAGAGGCGACAGACCTCAGTACGGTGACAGACGCCCTCAGAGACCTGCTGCTTCCGGCGGTATGACCCCGAAAGATGAAATAAAGCTTGAGATCAAGAAGAAGATAAAGGACAAGCCTGAGCCTCAGAAGGTTGAGGTTAAGAAAAAGCCTGTCAAAAAAGCGGATAAGCCCAAAAGCTTCCATAAAACAGTAGCTGAAGGCTTTGACGAGCTTACTATAGAGCACGAGATAGCTGCCGTTGTTGCTGCTCCTGTGGCTGTTGTGGAAAAGGAAGAGGAAGTCGATGAGAGTGCAAAAAGAAAGCCTCAGACCTCAAGACCCAGACACGATAAGCGCAAGAAGCGTCACGAAGTAGAGCAGAAAGTCATAGTGCGTCCGTCCAGCGTTGAGATAGGCGAAAACATTATTGTTTCCGACCTTGCCAAGCTCATGGCTGTTAAGGCAACGGAGCTTGTTAAAAAGCTTCTTTCTCTTGGCATAATGGCTTCCGTGAATCAGGCTGTTGACGCAGATACAGCGGTGCTTCTTGCCAGTGATTACGGCATAGACATCAAAACCAAAGTGGTTACAGAGGAAGACCTTCTGCCCACTGTTGCGGATAAGCCTGAAGAACTTATTCCCCGTCCGCCTATAGTTACCGTCATGGGTCACGTTGACCACGGTAAAACCTCTCTTCTTGACGCAATAAGGAGAACATCCGTTGCGGAGAAGGAAGCAGGAGGCATCACTCAGCACATAGGCGCGTACGAGGTTGATCTTGAGCACGGAAAAATAGTTTTCCTTGACACCCCCGGTCACGAAGCGTTCACAACACTCCGTGCCAGAGGCGCGCAGGTTACGGATATAGTTATACTTGTCGTAGCGGCGGATGACGGCGTTATGCCCCAGACCAAGGAAGCGATTGACCATTCCAAGGCTGCGGGTGTTAAAATTGTCGTTGCTGTCAACAAGATCGATAAAGAAAACGCAAACCCCGATATGGTTAAGCGCCAGCTTGCGGATCTCGGCATTATTTCCGAGGAATGGGGCGGCAATCACCAGTTTCAGGAAATATCAGCTAAAAAGAACCTCAATATAGACACTCTGCTTGAAAGAGTTCTGCTTGAAGCCGAAATGCTTGACCTTAAAGGTAATCCTGAGAGACCCGCAGAAGGTATTATTATCGAGTCCAAACTTGATAAGCAGAAGGGTCCTGTTGCTACTGTGCTTATACGCAACGGCAGCCTGAAAAAGGGCGACTATTTCGTATGCGGAACTGAACACGGCAAAGTAAGAGCCATGTTCAACTTCAAGGGTATGTCGGTTAAGGAAGCCGGAGTATCTATACCTGTTGAGCTAATGGGCTTCTCCGATGTGCCTCAGTCCGGCGACAGATTTATCGTTACTCCTGATGAAAAAGTGGCAAAACAAATCGCCGAACTCAGAATGGATCATAAACGTGAAAAAGCACTCATGGAGAAAACAAAAGTTTCTCTTGCGGATCTTTTTGCGAAAATTAAACAGGGTGAGCTGAAAGAGCTTAACATAGTTCTTAAGGCGGATGTTCAAGGCTCACTTGCGGCCCTTGAAAACTCGCTTAACAAGCTCACAAGTACAGAGATCAAGGTTAACATCATCCACTCGGGCGTGGGCGGTATCAACGAAAACGATATTATCCTCACCGCTGCATCAAATGGTTTGATATTCGGCTTTAACGTAAGACCGGATGTCAAGGCGAAAGAAAAGGCTGAGAAAGAGGGTGTGGATATTAACCTTTACTCCGTAATCTACCAGATTGTGGACGATGTTAAACAGGCACTTGAAGGAATGATAGACCCGAATCTCAGAGAACAGATTATCGGTCAGGCGGAAGTCAGACAGGTATTCTCCGTTCCGAAAATCGGCAAAATCGCCGGCTCATACGTTACTGACGGCAAGATCCTCAAAACGGCGGGCGTACGTGTTATCAGAAACTCCATTGTTCTGTATCAGGGTAAGATTTCTTCGCTTAAACGCTTTAAGGATGATGCGAAGGAAGTTATGGCAGGATATGAATGCGGTATCGGCGTGGAGAAGTTCAACGACCTTAAAGAGGGCGACGTAATCGAAGCCTTCATCACTGTAGAAGAAAAGAGAACGCTGGACGACGTTAAGAAAAGCGATCTCGAAAAACAGAAAGCTGCTGCTGCTCAGGAAACTGCAAGCACAGAATAA
- a CDS encoding DUF503 domain-containing protein has product MHKFMVIASVVFELGIEQAFSLKDKRRVISGLKARLKNKFNIAVSEIGSHDIWNRAEIAAVTVSAERQHAESQLSAVMDFMEAYAEVEVISINEEIF; this is encoded by the coding sequence TTGCATAAGTTTATGGTAATAGCTTCAGTTGTGTTTGAGCTGGGGATAGAGCAAGCCTTTTCTCTGAAGGATAAAAGACGTGTTATCTCCGGACTCAAAGCAAGACTTAAAAACAAATTCAATATTGCGGTGAGCGAAATCGGTTCCCATGATATATGGAACAGGGCAGAGATAGCCGCTGTAACGGTTTCGGCGGAAAGGCAGCACGCAGAAAGCCAGCTTTCCGCCGTTATGGATTTTATGGAAGCATACGCAGAAGTGGAAGTTATCTCTATCAATGAAGAGATATTCTGA
- the rbfA gene encoding 30S ribosome-binding factor RbfA has translation MHRIERVSELLKEEISRIIQFDVKDPKVKDVVITSIEVTRDISQAKVFFTSYNRENLKYIHRGLMSSAGFIRHQLQKAVHLKKTPSKIMFFIDESSEYGSRIDEVLREVIKEEDERDS, from the coding sequence TTGCACAGAATAGAGAGAGTTTCGGAACTCCTTAAAGAGGAGATTTCAAGAATAATACAGTTTGACGTGAAAGACCCGAAGGTGAAGGATGTTGTCATAACCTCCATAGAGGTGACAAGGGATATTTCTCAGGCGAAGGTATTTTTCACCAGCTACAACAGAGAAAATCTCAAATACATCCACCGGGGGCTGATGAGCTCTGCCGGATTCATAAGGCATCAGCTTCAGAAAGCTGTGCATCTTAAAAAAACACCTTCCAAAATAATGTTTTTCATTGATGAGTCATCGGAGTACGGAAGCCGTATTGATGAGGTTCTCCGTGAAGTAATCAAAGAAGAAGATGAACGGGATAGTTAA
- the truB gene encoding tRNA pseudouridine(55) synthase TruB: protein MNGIVNLYKEKGMTSFRAVDRLRRILGVKKCGHLGTLDPLAEGVLPVCVGNATKFVDYLMDVDKEYIAEFTLGMKTDSFDTEGTVLGENDSIRPSITEAEKIFKSYIGEHELTVPAFSSKKINGERAYKLARRGEIEDAGKRRMRILSVELIEYAYPKGVLKVQCGKGTYIRSIIHEAGLKMGCFGVMSGLIRSANGEFRVAHAFTLGALEEMAAKGTLTAAVHPVYAMLDWKHAILKDEAVKLVSNGVSVKEWNYACLPFEGSSDGDMFFITEKNGRVLAIAEKTRGGDCPLKIIKVLI from the coding sequence ATGAACGGGATAGTTAATCTTTACAAGGAAAAGGGTATGACCTCCTTCAGGGCTGTAGACAGGCTGCGGAGGATTCTCGGTGTCAAGAAATGCGGACATCTGGGAACCCTTGACCCCCTTGCGGAGGGCGTTCTGCCCGTATGTGTTGGGAATGCCACAAAGTTTGTGGACTACCTTATGGATGTGGATAAGGAATATATCGCCGAATTTACCCTCGGGATGAAGACGGACTCCTTTGATACAGAGGGAACCGTTCTCGGGGAAAACGACAGCATACGCCCCAGTATAACCGAAGCTGAAAAAATATTTAAGTCATATATCGGTGAGCATGAGCTTACCGTTCCTGCTTTTTCCTCCAAAAAAATCAACGGAGAAAGAGCTTACAAGCTCGCCCGCAGAGGCGAAATCGAAGATGCCGGCAAACGCAGAATGCGTATACTTTCCGTTGAGCTGATTGAGTACGCCTATCCTAAGGGTGTTCTCAAGGTTCAGTGCGGGAAGGGGACGTATATCCGCAGTATAATTCACGAAGCCGGACTGAAAATGGGCTGCTTCGGTGTTATGAGCGGGCTTATACGCTCCGCAAACGGAGAATTCAGAGTGGCGCACGCCTTTACTTTAGGCGCGCTGGAAGAGATGGCTGCCAAGGGAACACTGACGGCTGCCGTTCATCCTGTTTACGCCATGCTGGACTGGAAGCACGCCATCCTCAAAGACGAGGCGGTGAAGCTTGTCTCCAACGGGGTTTCGGTAAAGGAGTGGAACTATGCCTGTCTGCCCTTTGAAGGGAGCAGTGACGGGGATATGTTTTTTATAACCGAAAAAAACGGGCGTGTGCTCGCTATAGCGGAAAAAACGAGAGGCGGAGACTGCCCTCTGAAAATAATTAAAGTGCTTATATAG
- the rpsO gene encoding 30S ribosomal protein S15: MVMTKEQKTSLIEKFKTHEKDTGSPEVQVALLTERITYLTGHFKSNPKDHHSRRGLLLLVGQRRQLLDYVKKKDFKRYRTIIETLGIRK, translated from the coding sequence ATGGTCATGACTAAAGAACAGAAAACATCACTGATCGAAAAATTTAAAACGCACGAAAAAGACACAGGATCGCCCGAAGTGCAGGTAGCTCTTCTTACAGAGAGAATTACTTACCTTACCGGTCACTTCAAATCAAATCCTAAGGATCACCACTCCAGAAGAGGTCTTCTCCTCCTTGTAGGACAGAGACGCCAGCTTCTTGACTATGTGAAAAAGAAAGATTTCAAAAGATACCGCACGATTATCGAGACTCTCGGAATCAGGAAATAA
- the pnp gene encoding polyribonucleotide nucleotidyltransferase, with translation MDKKLDTVSVSLREDAEPIIFETGWKAKQANGSIWIRQGGTVILVTATGRKEASDSVDFFPLTVNYVEKFYAVGKVPGGFLKRESRPSDKETLISRLIDRPLRPMFPDGFRNETQVIATVVSYDGKHSPDVLAINASSAALLISDIPFSIPVAGVRVGKHNGQLIINPSYEIFNELTMNIVVAGSDDAINMVEAGMEMVTEDEVVEALQFAHDNIKTLVQTQKELAEKCGKAKFEYKDFSVPAAVLEETEKELKEKINAALIIPGKLEKYAALDRVRDEYFEAVEARLGEEYSDKKGFYKEVWHNVEKKVFRDFSLDSGKRIDGRTAEDVRPIDIETHLLPMPHGSALFTRGETQALAVATLGTKTDTQMLDNIEGESKKRFMLHYNFPPFCVGEVGFLRGPGRREIGHGALAERALLSILPDEADFPYSLRIVSEVLESNGSSSMATVCGGCLSLMDAGVPVKGVVAGVAMGLIKEGDRYIILSDIMGTEDHLGDMDFKVAGTENGITALQMDIKIEGLSRKLLEEALAQAKRSRLHILGKMKEALPTYREELAETAPRYQTLRINPEKIGLLIGPGGKNIKAIVEDTGAQIDIDDSGQVNVFAVSKEAIEAAIARINGTVQEVELDKIYQGKVKKIMDYGAFVEIIPGVEALLHVSQYSNERINSIADVLKLGDVVEVKYLGKDQNGRHKISRKVLL, from the coding sequence ATGGATAAAAAACTCGATACCGTATCGGTAAGCTTGCGTGAAGATGCGGAACCCATAATATTCGAAACGGGCTGGAAAGCAAAGCAGGCAAACGGAAGTATCTGGATACGTCAGGGCGGTACAGTTATTCTTGTTACCGCAACCGGAAGAAAAGAAGCTTCAGACAGTGTGGACTTCTTTCCTCTTACTGTAAACTACGTGGAAAAATTCTACGCAGTAGGCAAGGTTCCCGGCGGCTTCCTCAAAAGGGAAAGCAGACCGTCCGACAAGGAAACCCTTATTTCAAGACTCATTGACAGACCTCTTCGTCCCATGTTTCCCGACGGATTCAGAAACGAGACTCAGGTCATTGCCACTGTTGTATCCTATGATGGTAAGCACTCTCCGGATGTTCTTGCCATAAACGCTTCAAGTGCCGCGCTGCTCATTTCGGACATTCCCTTCAGCATTCCTGTTGCGGGTGTCAGGGTCGGCAAACATAACGGACAGCTTATAATCAACCCCTCTTACGAAATATTCAATGAACTCACTATGAATATTGTCGTTGCAGGTTCGGATGATGCCATCAACATGGTGGAAGCCGGAATGGAAATGGTTACCGAGGATGAGGTTGTCGAGGCACTCCAGTTTGCCCATGATAATATAAAAACTCTTGTTCAGACTCAGAAAGAACTGGCTGAAAAATGCGGAAAGGCGAAATTTGAGTACAAGGATTTCTCTGTTCCCGCGGCTGTTCTGGAAGAAACCGAAAAAGAACTTAAAGAAAAAATCAACGCCGCTCTTATTATCCCCGGCAAGCTTGAAAAATACGCAGCCCTTGACAGAGTCAGGGACGAGTACTTTGAAGCTGTCGAGGCAAGGCTCGGCGAAGAATATTCCGATAAAAAAGGCTTTTATAAGGAAGTATGGCACAATGTTGAGAAAAAAGTCTTCCGTGACTTCTCTCTTGACAGCGGAAAGAGAATCGACGGACGTACGGCGGAAGATGTCCGCCCCATCGACATAGAAACTCACCTTCTTCCCATGCCCCACGGTTCCGCCCTCTTCACCAGAGGCGAAACTCAGGCGCTTGCCGTTGCCACTCTCGGTACAAAAACCGATACGCAGATGCTGGACAACATTGAAGGCGAATCCAAAAAACGCTTCATGCTTCATTACAACTTTCCCCCTTTCTGCGTGGGTGAAGTCGGTTTCCTCAGAGGTCCCGGCAGAAGAGAGATAGGTCACGGCGCACTTGCTGAAAGAGCGCTTCTGTCGATACTTCCCGATGAAGCGGATTTCCCTTATTCTCTGAGAATTGTTTCCGAAGTTCTTGAGTCAAACGGTTCGTCCTCAATGGCGACAGTTTGCGGCGGATGCCTCAGCCTTATGGATGCCGGCGTTCCTGTGAAGGGTGTCGTAGCGGGCGTTGCTATGGGTCTTATTAAAGAAGGCGACAGATACATAATTCTCAGCGACATTATGGGAACCGAAGATCACCTCGGCGACATGGACTTTAAAGTTGCCGGAACCGAAAACGGCATCACCGCTCTTCAGATGGATATTAAGATTGAAGGTCTTTCAAGAAAGCTTCTTGAGGAAGCACTTGCACAAGCTAAGAGATCAAGGCTGCATATTCTCGGCAAAATGAAAGAAGCTCTCCCCACATACAGAGAAGAGCTCGCCGAAACTGCGCCCAGATACCAGACCCTCAGAATTAACCCCGAGAAGATCGGTCTGCTCATCGGACCCGGCGGAAAGAACATAAAAGCGATAGTTGAAGATACCGGCGCTCAGATCGACATTGACGATTCGGGACAGGTAAACGTATTTGCCGTGAGCAAAGAAGCCATCGAAGCTGCCATAGCCAGAATCAACGGTACGGTTCAGGAAGTGGAGCTTGATAAGATCTATCAGGGCAAAGTTAAGAAGATAATGGACTACGGCGCTTTCGTGGAGATAATCCCCGGCGTTGAAGCCCTGCTTCACGTTTCCCAGTACAGCAATGAGCGTATCAACAGCATTGCCGATGTTCTCAAACTCGGAGATGTGGTTGAAGTGAAATACCTCGGCAAAGACCAGAACGGCAGACACAAAATCTCCAGAAAGGTGCTGCTGTAA
- a CDS encoding M16 family metallopeptidase: MKPKLTYHGEIPILTDSSGITNGLVSLSVTFKNGSMAETLKTNGVSHFIEHLVFRGSRKYTQEEISKESERLGGYMNAYTTKEQTTFYINGFSGNFDKFMDILLDIAFFPNLSEADFKHEKKVILTEIASLKDSPEEYLDEEAEGYFFEGHPMAMPISGTEKSVKGFGVEELRKFYQEKYTAGNCIISVAGSAAAEDVIKALDTSGADIHSKASASAGGECRGRKFDKTLSLGVEQVYAQYMMPACTASDDERFELSALNMILGGLMSSRLFQEVREKKGLCYNIETDMSLYALSGVLSVFFSCDRENLGAVEEITREEIKKMAKHGITDAEFELAVNQMLYGFCSGLETSSGRMFSNLRQFFYHGKTVDSGNITQRIKSMTLKSVNAIAEKYYSAEESRCLILPSES, translated from the coding sequence ATGAAACCTAAACTTACTTATCACGGTGAAATACCCATATTGACAGACAGTTCAGGGATAACCAACGGGCTTGTTTCCCTGTCTGTTACCTTCAAAAACGGAAGCATGGCGGAAACGCTTAAAACCAACGGTGTTTCCCACTTTATAGAGCATCTCGTTTTCAGAGGCAGCCGCAAATACACTCAGGAAGAGATAAGCAAGGAATCCGAACGTCTGGGCGGGTACATGAACGCCTACACCACAAAGGAACAGACGACATTCTATATCAACGGATTTTCAGGAAATTTCGATAAATTCATGGATATTCTGCTGGATATAGCCTTTTTTCCGAACCTTTCCGAGGCGGACTTTAAGCACGAGAAAAAGGTGATCCTCACTGAAATAGCTTCACTCAAGGACAGTCCGGAGGAGTATCTGGATGAGGAGGCTGAGGGATATTTCTTTGAAGGACACCCCATGGCTATGCCTATCTCCGGTACGGAAAAATCTGTGAAGGGCTTCGGTGTTGAAGAACTGAGAAAATTTTACCAAGAGAAATACACCGCCGGAAACTGTATTATCTCAGTCGCCGGAAGCGCCGCGGCGGAGGATGTCATAAAAGCTCTGGATACCAGCGGCGCTGATATACATTCAAAGGCGTCAGCCTCAGCGGGCGGAGAGTGCAGGGGCAGGAAATTCGATAAAACCCTCAGCCTTGGCGTGGAGCAGGTGTACGCACAGTATATGATGCCCGCGTGCACCGCATCGGACGATGAGCGTTTTGAGCTTTCGGCGCTGAATATGATTCTGGGCGGACTGATGAGCTCACGTCTTTTTCAGGAAGTCAGGGAGAAGAAGGGACTCTGCTATAATATCGAAACGGATATGAGCCTGTATGCCCTCAGCGGGGTGCTGTCTGTCTTCTTCAGTTGTGATCGTGAAAACCTCGGCGCTGTTGAGGAGATAACGAGAGAAGAGATAAAGAAAATGGCGAAGCACGGCATAACCGATGCGGAGTTTGAGCTTGCGGTAAACCAGATGCTCTACGGCTTCTGCTCAGGGCTTGAAACCTCTTCGGGCAGAATGTTTTCCAACCTCAGACAGTTTTTCTATCACGGAAAAACTGTTGACAGCGGCAATATAACACAGAGAATTAAGAGCATGACGCTTAAAAGCGTTAATGCCATTGCGGAAAAATATTACTCAGCGGAGGAGTCGAGATGCCTGATATTACCGTCAGAATCATAA
- the dut gene encoding dUTP diphosphatase, with amino-acid sequence MPDITVRIISEHGEEFVPAYQTEGSAGMDIRAGETGGIEAGAFKLVKTGLRMAIPAGYEAQIRPRSGLALKQGVTVLNSPGTIDSDYRGEVGIILINHSKNTFRYEKGDRIAQAVFAKVTRVSIQSADTLDDTERSSGGFGHSGVR; translated from the coding sequence ATGCCTGATATTACCGTCAGAATCATAAGCGAGCACGGAGAGGAATTTGTTCCCGCATACCAGACAGAAGGTTCAGCGGGCATGGACATCAGGGCAGGGGAAACGGGCGGGATTGAGGCGGGAGCCTTTAAGCTGGTCAAAACCGGACTCAGGATGGCGATCCCCGCAGGATACGAGGCGCAGATTCGCCCAAGAAGCGGGCTTGCGCTGAAGCAGGGAGTAACCGTGCTCAACTCCCCGGGCACAATCGACAGCGATTACAGGGGCGAGGTGGGCATCATCCTCATAAACCATTCAAAAAATACATTCAGATATGAAAAGGGTGACCGCATAGCCCAGGCTGTGTTCGCTAAAGTGACAAGGGTCAGCATTCAGTCGGCAGACACCCTTGATGATACAGAACGCTCCTCCGGAGGCTTCGGGCATTCGGGAGTGAGGTAA
- a CDS encoding substrate-binding domain-containing protein, translating into MKNQTALDVQDVANILNIAKNTVYELIKRGEINSYKVGRKVRFTMKDVEDYISGSKKIRIPEQCEICHADHGSAAGQNEKGFVICGQDLVLDALVESMQKEQLQQPVLRSYLSSYDGLVELYRGNAAVTAAHLWDSSTNTYNIPFVRALLPGVPAVIVHLTVRTQGFFVAKGNPRRIKGWKDLGRRDIRIVNREKGAGSRVLLDEHLRLLGIKASSVNGYYTETAAHVGLASTVGRGDADIAVGSEFVARQVESVDFIPLQKESFELVIKKEDFETERVRQMMRILKSSQFRQEFEGIAGYDAANMGTIVAET; encoded by the coding sequence ATGAAAAACCAGACAGCTTTAGATGTTCAGGATGTTGCGAATATACTTAATATTGCAAAAAATACAGTATATGAACTTATCAAAAGAGGGGAAATCAACTCCTACAAAGTCGGCAGAAAAGTCCGTTTTACCATGAAAGATGTGGAAGACTACATTTCAGGCTCAAAAAAAATCCGCATACCGGAGCAATGTGAAATCTGCCATGCTGACCACGGCTCCGCAGCAGGACAGAATGAGAAGGGTTTTGTAATATGCGGGCAGGATCTGGTTCTTGACGCTCTTGTGGAGAGCATGCAGAAAGAACAGTTACAGCAGCCTGTTCTCCGCTCCTATCTCAGCAGTTATGACGGGCTTGTGGAACTTTACAGAGGCAATGCTGCCGTAACCGCCGCCCATCTTTGGGACAGCAGCACAAATACATACAATATACCTTTCGTCCGTGCTCTTCTTCCGGGCGTTCCTGCCGTAATAGTGCATCTCACTGTAAGAACTCAGGGGTTTTTTGTCGCAAAAGGAAACCCCAGGCGCATCAAAGGCTGGAAAGATCTGGGACGCAGAGATATAAGAATAGTCAACAGAGAAAAAGGAGCCGGCTCAAGGGTTTTGCTGGATGAGCATCTTCGCCTGCTTGGGATTAAGGCATCCTCAGTTAACGGATACTACACCGAAACCGCAGCACATGTGGGACTTGCCAGCACAGTAGGCAGGGGAGACGCCGATATAGCTGTGGGGAGTGAATTTGTCGCCCGGCAGGTGGAATCAGTGGACTTTATACCGTTGCAGAAGGAAAGCTTTGAACTGGTCATAAAAAAAGAAGATTTTGAGACAGAGCGGGTCAGACAGATGATGCGTATTTTAAAATCTTCTCAGTTCCGGCAGGAGTTTGAAGGCATAGCTGGCTACGATGCGGCAAATATGGGCACGATCGTAGCCGAAACCTGA